The Engystomops pustulosus chromosome 3, aEngPut4.maternal, whole genome shotgun sequence region AAAGGAGCGTGCAGTTTGTTTGAGAAACTTAAAATTAAGTTGCCAGTGAGACAAATGTATCAGAGAAAAaaaccttaaataaaaaaaaattaaatatttatgtgAATTCACTATAGTCTGCCCCTTTGGTACTGCATTACTCTCTAAAACCATACCCCTTTGGTACCACAAAATGGTACCaaacactgtataaaaaaaaataataatacttgaatcaagaaaaaaaaatgctccatttaaaaaaaaatggggaaaaaaaaaaatccaacaaatccaacattcctgagcatcaggaacaaaaacaaaaaatgtgtattgACACGGTTTACATACTACATTTAACAGAACACAAAACAGACAACATAAAACAATGAGAGCTAATTCAGCTTCTACACATCTTAGGGTGGGACAACAGGCAGTTTCCAATCCTTCTTCTGTCAATGATTAAGTAAGGTCATCTATGAGACAAGATAAAGAACAGACAtagcacaaaaaaaacaacaattatattacacacaggacctacacatcacaatgggatgttacttcatttttttaattgtttgcaaacaattaacCCTCATAAATTTTGAGCTCATTACACCACGTGGTTTTATTTGTATACATACTACCTTTTTTATGACCTGTAAACAAAAATGTCAATATTAATAACTTGTTTCTTCAGCCAACCACCTTGTTGcctaaaacaaaaacacaatgacagttatcacacaaacaatactTAAAACAGATATGTAAAACACGAGATCAAAGAATGGAGCCTGTAGAAACAAAACAAAGTGTTAATTTCTTTGTCCTGGAGTCATGTGACAAAAGAAATCCAGTCTACAAGAGAAAGAAAACATAGTTAGAAACCTTGCAATTCATACCATCAACACAATTCCAAGTCCATTTATTCACAATGTATATCACTATATCTACACATTAATAAGCCATGCTGCTGTACTGTGCACTGTTTATTAGCAGGGGGAGGGCGATCTGTGACCAGCTCCAGAATAGCCAGAATGGCAGCCCTGCCCATGGATTGTACCCTGGGACATTAGCACCCTCCTTGTGCTCCCTGCCATGAGGGGGAGGCTGTTCTTTCTTATCCCTATGTATATTGGGAATCTTATTTGCATGTGATGTGttctcctcacatgtctctgtgtggctacttccaggaggtgtcatggcctcctcacatgtctctatgtggctacttccaggaggtgtcatggcctcctcacatgtctctgtgatCACTGTGTTCTGGTTGGTCTCAGGCTCAATGGCATCAATTTCTGCATGCAATGAATTATAATGTGTCTCATGGTTTGCATTATTTACATTACAGAAACGTTTAATATGTCCTGGCCTCCCACATCCATAGCAATACCTGACATATCTCGTCCTCCTAGCTCTGTACTCTGTAGACAGATATCCTGATGGTTCATCCCTATTGTTAGACTCCTCACACCAGTCCCTGAGTATATTAATAAAGTTCTCTAGGGATGTGGCATTTCTAAGGGCAACCTTTGTGGTGTAATTCACATTACACTGATTTGCCATTGAAAAGAGGAAATCAGAGTCATCCTGAGACATATCCGGACAGTTGTAAACACTCCTAAATAAGGTCAGGTACTTGTTACAGAAGATAAGGGGGTCATCACCTGTCCTGAACCTATATCTTCTCAGGGTATTCTCACCCCTTATGTCTCTCCCTCCCATGATACTTTGCAATTCCTTCCTTCTTAAGTCTGCACCACTATCATCATCtcccatgtgtgtagatgacaatTGTGTGGCCAGAGGCCCAGGAAGCCATGCTCGGAGCAGAGACCAGGCATCCTTATTACATAAGTTGTATTGCTTCACCACAGCTTCAAATTTATTGGATACAATTATTGGTGATTCATTTGTATCCCATTCTCCAATGACCTGACACAGATGTAGTCTATCCTGGATGGTGAGTGTTGGAGACTTTTCTGCAGGTATTAGATTGTGTTCATCACTCCAACCCCCGGGTGTGACAATGCAAACATCTGCTGCTTTATAGCAGGTCTGGTTTTGTACTTGGAGGGaccggatctgctcttcttgtttaCACAGTTGGGCCATTGATTCAGACAACTGACCCTCTAGTGAGGTAATTAACACGTCCCTCTGATGGATCTCCCTCTCTAAGGACTTTATATGCCTTTCAGTAGATACAGAACTCAATCTACACTCATGGAGCTGCTTATCCAACTCATGATTTCTTAAAGACAGCTCATCCACCTTTGCTTGTAGATTATCCATCTCGCTAGTTGTTTTTGCTGAAATTTCAATCACAGAGTCACTGATTCTGTCTATACTTTCCTTACATTGGAGCCTTTGTATGTACCAATTTACTTCCTTTACCTCAGCCAATTCTTTCATCTTAATGAGCATCATGATTTCATTGCCCAACCTTTCTTTCTTCCCTCTCTTAGTGAGCACTTTCCTATCTAACTTCTCATTATGGGCCTTACATTGCATCATCAGCTCCTTATATTGCTCCTCTAGTGAACCATCTGCACATGACTGGTATCTAGCAGAGGCATACTTTTTCACAAACTTTTGAACAAGTTCCATCTCTGTTACCACAATACACTAACAAACACACAAAATGACAAACTGAGCAAATACAGTTTGTGTAATTAACTACTACACTAATGTTCCGAAAGGCTACTTTACACACTGCTTAAGCCTTTAGACTCATTCAATCTAGGAAAATGTACAGCTATATCAAGGAATACCCTTTTCCCTACAACTTTACCTCTGTACACTAAACACAACCGCTCACACTTAACGTTAACCTACAATCTCAACAAGCGACTTCCTATACATTCACATAAAACAACCTGGCTTATCAAAGATAGTAATGTAATATGAAAACTTGTTACTTACCAGGATTTTCTCTGTACCAAAGATCCAAATTCCGTTCAAAGCTTGAAATAGCGCAGATATGTTGACGTGGATTCTCTGTAGAATTTAAATTACAGGTCCAGACTGGGGTGCcaaatgtaaaatctgcttggttttggggtgccagttaatattaaattaacaataatattcaatggatctttacaggggatttattaagggtacaatacagggaaatacacatagagggtaaactaactaagggacagagagatggtggggaaggaagtgctctaactaaagatctgtataccatcttatatacacacacacacatagctcacacacattgcccatcatcccacctccaccactgtcttggccaatccaatgatgatgtagaatcaatacattcttatcccacaaccttgcaggacaagtaacttgagtctttgtttcccataGGATCTGGTAGAATCTCCAGGGGGCGatggcctccaggtgtaatagcacagtccattgttatcacatgcagctgtctctacaatctttattaggggcaatgtaggcatttatggcttagttcttcctctgtccacaaagacccttaaactttctcaagccacatcatgtcatatttccaacacTCCCTCTTGCCAGTTTCAGAATTTAGGTGATATAAATGATGACTTCTGCTGCATACTGTGCTGAACAAATGCAGTACACCATATTTGTTGTGTTTTTAGACTATTTGTGCACCAACCTCAACAGCTTTGGAAAGTGTTTAGAAGAGTCATAAAATTCTCCTAATTTATAAGGTGGGCCTTTTTTTTGTTACAGTACATAAAATTTTTGTGTAAATTGGTTAGGTGCAAAGCCCATAGATCTGTGCAGACATCCTACTACTGGTGTATTAATGGTGGGGTGTCAAGTAAAAGAAACTTGAATAAAGAGGGGTTCTCCCAGTCAGTACTGTTCTCAATTTGGCTGCATCATGACTGGCTGAGAGGCCCCTCCTACTGTTTCCTGTGATGTCAGCAAGAAACAGGAAGCAGTAAGccagtttattattttactgggccACGATTTTTTCTTTTCATAAATGTGAATCCCTAAAAAATCTCCCACTTATCTCCTTTTTGTGGAAAGCACTAATTATATGAAAACTGGTACAATGAAAAAGTAGACATGGCAACCtgatgttttggttttttttatctCCATCAAAGATGGAaatttattggttgccatggctaaGTGCAGCAATTATCTAGAGATtatagatgagtggacccgacatCTGGGTTCCATCACATGACCCAGATATATCGCAGCCATAGAGAGTTGCTAAGCATGTcagtttgccggattggctgttcagcttCCAATCCGGTAATATGTCCCGGTCGCGGATTCAAACTGGGATGTTGGGTCCTCTCATCTTTAATAGACATGTAATAAAAAAAGCTAATAACTTCTGACGGCTCCCCTTATTATCCTCCACTCAGAGGCGTAACTATAGTGGTAGAAGCCATAGCCAAGCCATTGGGGCCTaccgtgtcagggggccccgtcatccaacctgacattaaaaaatggaagatgtgcaccattataaacatattacacagcagcataatatgtatataacctatatctgatgtatgtatgctgtatatgtgtgtatctgtgatgtgtacatgctctatatgtgtttGTGAGTGCATACATCTGTATATGAGTGAAGAACTCCATGTTTaagtaaatatgtgtatataaatatgagAATAAATGTGTGTtgttgtaactcacatgtgtcagtatacaaatatgtatatttttaagcagttgggggggggggcgttcaaaagtctgctatgcgTCCCTGTCTCTCCTAGATAGACCCCTACCTACATTATACAACATTTTTCTTGTGATTATTCACTTTCCAGCTGATTAATAAAAAGGGATGTACAAGGTGGAGGGTAGTACCTACACGGCAAATTGGGGCATATTCACTATGAAAAAAGTACGAAAATTTTGCATGTTTTGTAGCCTACTAAAATTTGAGAGTGTACTTTTATGGTTTCCTTAAacgacacctaccaccaggatgaaggattgtaaaccaagcacactgacatactggtgtgtgccccctctggcagcatcggctcttcttttagcttcttatgtcctggtttttacaaaataacggattttaaaattatgcaaatggacctgaagggctctaggttccgtaggtgttaatggagcctgtagCACCTCAGGCTAATTTCGATCATTTGTAAagatatttttctttaaaaattaggacataagaagcttaaagaagagcgtatgctgccagagggggcatagaccagtatgtcagtgtacttggtttacaatccttcatcctggtggtagatgtcctttaagttagtCAATTTTAATTGTTGTTTTTTATTTgaactaattaaaggggttttctgggacaTAGATATATCTAACTTATCTAAAGCCCACCTGTGAAATTGATTCTACTACTAAGTGGGAATATTAGAAATGCATCAGGCAAAAACATCCTAAAA contains the following coding sequences:
- the LOC140120772 gene encoding posterior protein-like, whose protein sequence is MELVQKFVKKYASARYQSCADGSLEEQYKELMMQCKAHNEKLDRKVLTKRGKKERLGNEIMMLIKMKELAEVKEVNWYIQRLQCKESIDRISDSVIEISAKTTSEMDNLQAKVDELSLRNHELDKQLHECRLSSVSTERHIKSLEREIHQRDVLITSLEGQLSESMAQLCKQEEQIRSLQVQNQTCYKAADVCIVTPGGWSDEHNLIPAEKSPTLTIQDRLHLCQVIGEWDTNESPIIVSNKFEAVVKQYNLCNKDAWSLLRAWLPGPLATQLSSTHMGDDDSGADLRRKELQSIMGGRDIRGENTLRRYRFRTGDDPLIFCNKYLTLFRSVYNCPDMSQDDSDFLFSMANQCNVNYTTKVALRNATSLENFINILRDWCEESNNRDEPSGYLSTEYRARRTRYVRYCYGCGRPGHIKRFCNVNNANHETHYNSLHAEIDAIEPETNQNTVITETCNKVVG